The window AAATGGGTTTGGCATCAAAGGAGGTAAATTCGATATGCATATTCCTCATATAAGTAAAATCATACATGTAAATGATCCAACCTCATATAAGTAAAATCATACATGTAAATGATCAAAGCAACTATTTGTGTGGCCAATCGTAAATGGTAGCAACAGGTGTAGAATAGAAAGCAGGTTTTAATTTTTGGAGGTGTAGTGCATCATATATGTACATGATTAAGgcttgtttttgttttatttatttataatttaatgGGCTTTATGTTAAAAACTAATAAACTTGGACAACTATATATAGTTTTTTCTTTTGCACTTAATCTTTACATGATAACTTACGGGAtaacttaatatattaatatattaaccctcacctatttgttttttttttcttccaacTTCTGTAACGTTACAGTTAATGAATATTGTTAATATTTGAATTATATTGTGAAAATGTAAGCATAAATGACCATTCACCCCATAGAAAAGAAAGACCATATGTGTACACCAAAATGATGTTATTACTCATTTAGTGACTTTACCCAAGCACTACAAATTTAGAAACAAACCCTAAGATTATATTTTTTCAGACACCTACACTTTAATCTACTTCTAAACTCTTAGTTTTCCAACTGTATCCCAAACCGGACTCGATCGGTCAACATTTTGGAGGAAGAATATCTCAGTATCTAAGTGACATGTTTGTCCCTATGATTATATGCATGAAttgttttacatttttttttgttgttaagTGTGGATTTGCGTATTTATTGCTAGTAATAATTCCATATATCTTGTATTCCAGAGTACAATGTGTATAATGCACCTCAAACCATGAGAGCCATCAATGAGAAACCAAATGATTGTGAAAACACGAAATTGGAGTTAACTAGGTTGGAATTTTCTCCTCCTGAATCCGGTTATCTTCAAAGCTCGACTCCTTTGACAAGGTTTCAATATCCAGAGTAAGATCTTTATCTTGAACTTTTATTTTGATTCCAAAAGTCATAAATTTATCTAATATTATTTCTTTGTGTCTAGCCATGGAAATGATACATCAAGAACTGAAAGTTACTTTAATCCATCACCAATATCTGCAATCAGTGGGGTGATAGGAACAAGTACAAGGGAGTTTGATATTGGTCCTTTGAATCAACAATCATATACATATGTTGATCAAAGCATGGATAATCAGCTTACACCTGGAGAGATCAATGAAATGTTGGACTGGAACCCTAACGAGACCCTTATATATACTACCGTCAACAACACGACTCAATATATCAAGTGAGCCTTTATTCCTTTCATGTACAGGCAACGTGCATGTATGCTTGTCTTCACCAAATGATATAAGTGAGATTCTCAAGAGATATAATAGTTGGAAAAAGCAGAACAAAAAGTTGACATTACGTTTtggtacttttttttttcttgttgccTCATGTATTGATGCAAATGAGGATGTGAACCTATCAAGTTTGAGGACTACGGATTGTCAAGTGAGTTTAGATGGCCATTGGTTCCAAATCCTATTTCTAGTTTTTACTATATATTGATAATCATACCAATTTAAATGGATAACTACATTACAAATATTTGGAACCGGCTTTCTAATTAGTCTTGGCTTAGATATTTCTCCTTGCTTCGAAAGAGCTATTAATTTCTGATAGTTTATTAATTACCTAAGAATTATTTGGtttggtttgtttgtttgttttttgaaaagaaaaatttAACCTACTCCTAAACTAGTAACTACTCTTTAAATCCATTTATGTTCACGACGGGACTCAAACCTTCAACCTTAAGAAGAGAGAGCAACACCGGATACCGTTGGACTAGAAGTCCTTTGGTAATTACTTtgcttttgttaaaaaaaaacacGCCATGTTGGAGCATGTAATTAGAAGGATGCAATACGATCTAATGATCTGATCCCATAAGATGTTGTCATGTGATGGTTGAAGAGTCTAATTAAGTGATATTAGTAAGTTTCAACCTCATAAATAAATAGGTGCACGGTGTTTGTTTGTTTGTCAAAATTTATGCGTGTAGAaaaatatataagaaaaaaaaactctttttccaaaacacaaaatatatgaaaaaaaataaatcttttttacatatttttcttttaaagacATAAAATAGCTTTTGATTTTAGTAGGTTTCTAAGGGCACCTCCAACCCATATCCAAACTCTATTTTTTTTACCTATTCTTTTTCAATCCTACCCCATTTACATCTCCAAAATCTATTTTTGGATATATGAATAATATTCCCTCATATTTGTGGGAATACTATTTATATCTTTGGGAGAATATTATttatatctccaaaaatggagttgaagtttggttgtcaattttagtctctttcatttttaatttatacatttctagtttattttatctactaattataacTTAAATACAATATTTATTATACATTTCTTGTTTATTTTATCAACTAATTATAATTTAGAAACAAATATGATCGTAAtcttgatatatttattataaatataatcttatttatttaataattatttataataaagtaataattaatttaaatttattatatataaacattttatttatgataatataatttgaaatatttttgtaatgaaaaaatataatatatatttgttaaaatctaattagtagaggggtgtatatgacagtatatataagttataaaaatagaatattctaaaagtatagtttttTGGGTAAAAAATGGGGTAGAAAATAGAGTACGGTTGAAATGAAACACTATTTATCTCATTTTTTACTCTATTTATAAAGGAAAAATGAAAATGAGTCGAAGATGGTCTAAGTATTAATCCTAATATAATATTTCTTTTTCCTAACATTGTCGTTGTCATTGCCACCAATGTTGCTACTACCACGACGTTTACCACCTCTACAACCAACATCACCTCCACCAACATTGATTTTAAGGGCCTAgtgcaaattatataaaaatgggCCCTTCAATATTTTTTATGTAAACAAAATTCATTAATGCTACACGAAGTTAATAATTATTGTGAAAACTAGGGTATAACCCGTGTACCATACGGTTGATGAAGTAAAATAACATTGAAACTTTAAAAAAACATGTTAATTAAAGATTTGCAAACATTTATTAATCATTATAGATCTTTTGCACATTGAATACCACCTCATCGCataagaaccaaattgtgtttACATAGAAATATGATAGTTTCCAAGGAGAATACTAGCCGGTCACACAATTaccaaacgcttgaagacatgaaATTATGGGTGTTATTATGTAGGCTTTTAAGGGGTAAAATGATAAATAAGGTTCCCAAAACCAAAAACAAAGTCATTGTGATTATGATACTTAAATTACCATGACAACGTTATGAACAATATATTGGTGAAAATGGAGAAAATATGAATAAATAtgatttaaaactaataaattaagtaacaTAGtagattgataaaaaaaataacataatgaATGTGCTTTAAAAGTCGTAATCAATAATTTTTAGATGTGAAAACAGTTATTTTCACATAAAGTGTGTTGTTTTGTCTGTAATTACTAAAAATCACCTTATACCAATCATTTTATAACTTGAAAATTGAACACGTGTATTACATGGTTTagaattcaaaaaaaaatctagaaaaataAAACTGTAGTATTGAAAATATTATTCTATTAATTATATAATCGATACATCATCTTCCTCCCttgaataaataaatatacaaATACTACCCTCTAATTACTTGAAATGACTAAGATGCCCCTTATCATAAAGATAGTAATTCGTAACAACTTGAAAGTGATCCCACTCATTCTTTTGCCTACATACCACTGTCAACAAAAAAAACCTTGAATTCCCTAAACTTATAACGTTTTAAGATCTTATCAAAAACCAAAAATACATtcatttaatttattaaaaaaattaataaaaaaaataaaaaataaaaaactaaccaATTCTTAGCCAAAACCAAAAATACATTCATTTAAGCTTAGTTCATGTAATAGCTTCAAGACcgttattaaaaataaaaatgctTAGAACATGGTTTATTAGTTTCACATAAAGATATGAAGCTCAGTAATTTACAGATAAGACATGCGCCAAAGAAAATAGTCTCTGAGATCCCTAAATGAAGTACAGTCGGCTGGGAATAAAAGCAAATGAAAATAGGATGTTATACTAAAAAAATTAATGCAAATACATCATTATTTTTGACTTTAAACCCAATCTTTTGTAATTTTATTAACATCCATTAAGTTGTGACCATGACAATGGTTTATAATTATGTTAAAACACGTGACTAATATTCAACAAATTGTGTTTGTGTAGATTTTCAAGGTTGATTGAATGATTACTGCAAATTTAACGATATGGAAGGTAGATATTTAGACTTTTCCATTAACTACTGCCCATATGAACAATATTTTTCATCCCCTTCCATCTGCACCCTTTATATTCTCCCATTAAATTATCCTCTTGTAATCCTTCTTTATTTTTTGTAATTATACTTGTAATTAGGAAATCTCTTGCTAATTGTGGGACTCAATATACCACTTTgtgtatattattattaacatatCTTACATAACTGAAAAACAAAGTGTTCCAATTTCAAAACAAACAAATGAATTTAAATGTATAGATCCAGAATATAgacaaaaaaataattataaatgtcAATCGTTCAAacacatattaaaaaaaatcacaaaaaggAAACCAAACCTAAGCAAGAACACAAAAGATCAACACCATTTCAATGAACTAAAAGGCAACAAAACCATTTCAATTAACTAAAAGGCAACATCAAAAAAAATTGACAACTATAGAATCACACAAGAACCAAGGGCAACACCGTCCACcaggtcaaaaaaaaaaaaactcaccaaGAGCTAGAAGAAAGTAAGAGCAAACCAACAAATGTACATCCCATGAACTATTAAGCAATAACACCTGTGAAGATTAACCATAACCACCCTCAACATAAGCATACAAGACACAAGGGCAAAACTGTCACTAACATGCTTAAAGTAATGATAAAATAAATGAAATAGGATGTTTAGTAATAAAATGTTATTTTTGGGTGGCATCAAACCATTtcacatttatttttatttttacttattaAAGCATTGGAGtttaaaagtagaatgctatttttGGGTGGCAAATTTCAACATATAcccaattataacattgtaccttaaaagtagaatgctatttttTGGGTGTCAAGAAATAGCCAATTATACACATACATCTTAATATTTATTATCTTTCAAGAAATATCTAATTATAGACATATATCTTAAACCAAAAATAACTAATAGATAAGATATGAAAGTACATCCGAAAGTTCTTTTTTTAATTGCTTTTAAATAACTTAGGCTTATTATTGTTTTTAGGGATTATACTGTTCCTTGATGCAATTAATTGAGGTTGGTTTTTTCATGCATTACAGAGGTTTTGTtatatttgtttgttttatttttttcttattaaagcaTCGTACTTTCAATGTACAATGTTAAATTGCCGTAAAAAATAGGACATTGTTACTTTATTTATGTACAATAATTTAACTTGACTTTTTTTaatgaagagttttttttaaCTGAATTGAAAAGGCCTCCTCAAGTTTTTGAAGTCCAGTTGTCTCCAACAAAGACAGACGATTCTAACCTTGATGGTGTACTCATCTTTGAAGAGATCCATGTCTTTAAGGAGAGTGATACTTTTTGAATCCATTAATCTATAGTTAGAAGTAACAATTTGTTAGAAAAGGCAATGTGGTAGATCATAGATGTGTATTTTCATTCCAGATGCATTCCTCTTGGTTATGTGTGTTATTACAGAGATGGTTAGCTTCaagataaaacaaaattttcaagacATGTGAATTCATAAGTCATATATGTCAAATAAATATATGCACATGTAAATACC of the Lactuca sativa cultivar Salinas chromosome 6, Lsat_Salinas_v11, whole genome shotgun sequence genome contains:
- the LOC111883173 gene encoding protein tesmin/TSO1-like CXC 2, which gives rise to MATKINKDFRKGCKCKKSKCVKLTFLCSYCDCFAGEFYCGEDCSCTECFNRVEYEDTVEVAREKIKVRDPLAFDPKIHPVVQSTRSHNEGGNQVMPIVGKHRKGCTCKNSMCFQLYCECYKANVGCSVGCRCEGCKNGFGIKGEYNVYNAPQTMRAINEKPNDCENTKLELTRLEFSPPESGYLQSSTPLTSHGNDTSRTESYFNPSPISAISGVIGTSTREFDIGPLNQQSYTYVDQSMDNQLTPGEINEMLDWNPNETLIYTTVNNTTQYIK